TGCTGCAGCGGGTGGGCATACAGCGATAGTCCGGCGCCAAGAACGCAGATCATAATCAGATGTAGTGAGCGATTCATTCGTACAACCTCGTTTCTGTAGAGTGGTAAACCGGGTGGCAACGGGCGTACACCGATGCCCCGCAAAATGAACTGTTCATTCCATCGGGCCGATCAGGCCCATCAGGTGTGGAGCGAAGCGTTATGCAGCGCGCTTCTTTTTTGTGACCTGGTCCATGACCGTTTCGAATGCCGCGCCGGCCGTCCGGACAGCCCGAGTCAAAAGGCCCGCTTGAAGTTGCATTTTGCGTTCCTGCATCTGTCTGCCGAGTTCGCGGAGCTTTTCATCACCAATGGCCCTGCGGGCTTTCGGAAACATCTGCGACTCTTCTTCTTCGGCGTGATGATCGATAAGATCTTTCAGCACCTTCGCCTTGGCGCTGAATTCCTCAGACTCAACAGTGGTGGATTTGATTTCGGGTAATACGATGTCGA
This portion of the Terriglobia bacterium genome encodes:
- a CDS encoding hemerythrin domain-containing protein → MPSGSKTSRRRPARAVNAISLLVQDHRKVKRLLSSLDRTTERAGSRREALLKEVETEIKMHTQIEEEIFYPAYKAAVRKPDGHLYFEALEEHHLVDIVLPEIKSTTVESEEFSAKAKVLKDLIDHHAEEEESQMFPKARRAIGDEKLRELGRQMQERKMQLQAGLLTRAVRTAGAAFETVMDQVTKKKRAA